The Thermoflavifilum sp. genome contains a region encoding:
- a CDS encoding LacI family DNA-binding transcriptional regulator: MKDTREVTIYDIARQLHISPATVSRGLNNHPAVSKKTRQKILEVAQALGYRSNTFASNLRKQRTNTLGVIVPKLNSHFVSAVLAGIEKVANEAGYNLIISQSLESAQKEIANANTMFKSRVDGLIVSLAFDTQDLSHFDPFFKKGIPVIFFDRVEQHLPSSTHIIIDNQKAGYLATEHLIEQGCRRILHITGNLTRNVYADRLKGYQQALRAHGLAFHETDVIVSMLDEKSAWETGRQIAAMRPLPDGLFVANDTFAAICMQALKEKGIRIPEDIAIVGFNDDLVSRVVEPPLTTIHYPGQEMGELVARHLINHLQGTMPLTHTHTIIIHSELIIRQSSLRKLHQKKEP; encoded by the coding sequence GTGAAAGATACCAGAGAGGTTACCATTTATGATATAGCCAGGCAACTCCACATTTCACCTGCTACCGTAAGCCGGGGATTAAACAATCATCCGGCGGTGAGTAAAAAAACGCGACAGAAGATTCTTGAAGTAGCCCAGGCGCTGGGTTATCGTTCCAATACCTTCGCCAGCAACCTGCGGAAGCAGCGCACCAATACCCTGGGAGTAATCGTACCCAAGCTGAACAGTCATTTCGTGTCGGCCGTGCTGGCCGGCATTGAAAAGGTGGCCAATGAAGCCGGTTACAACCTTATCATATCGCAGTCGCTCGAGTCGGCCCAGAAAGAAATAGCCAATGCCAATACCATGTTCAAAAGCCGGGTAGATGGCCTTATTGTGTCACTGGCATTCGACACGCAGGATTTAAGTCATTTTGATCCTTTTTTTAAAAAAGGTATTCCGGTGATTTTTTTCGACCGGGTTGAACAGCATTTGCCTTCTTCCACGCATATCATTATCGACAATCAAAAAGCCGGATATCTGGCTACAGAGCATTTGATTGAGCAGGGTTGCCGGCGCATTTTGCATATCACGGGAAATTTAACGCGAAATGTATATGCCGATCGCCTTAAAGGGTATCAACAGGCATTGAGGGCGCACGGACTGGCATTTCATGAAACCGATGTCATTGTAAGCATGCTGGATGAAAAAAGCGCCTGGGAAACAGGCAGGCAGATTGCGGCTATGCGACCTTTACCGGATGGGCTGTTTGTGGCAAATGATACCTTCGCGGCCATTTGCATGCAGGCATTGAAAGAAAAGGGTATCCGGATACCCGAAGATATTGCCATCGTAGGATTCAATGATGATCTGGTGAGCCGGGTGGTGGAGCCGCCCTTAACCACCATTCATTATCCCGGACAGGAAATGGGTGAACTGGTGGCTCGTCATCTGATCAATCATCTGCAGGGTACCATGCCCCTCACGCACACCCATACCATCATCATTCACTCCGAGCTCATCATTCGCCAGTCTTCGCTTCGTAAACTTCATCAGAAAAAGGAACCATAA
- a CDS encoding YfhO family protein yields the protein MQNSTGKQPVHLWRKIYPHIIAIGIFIILGFAYCSPVLQGEVLQQSDMIQVEGMSKEAKDFYAQTGEHPLWTNSMFCGMPSYFIFTGPSANLLKYGNRVFTLNLPSPVNMLFLAMLGMYVLLAVLGFDYMICLIGAVAFGFSSYNVIIINAGHITKMMSMAYLPMVLAGMWLLYRGKWIVGGVMTALMGAMMVYNNHLQIMYYSAIIGACMVVGFLIIHLRQHAWKQFLIATLILIASAILALLPAADNLLITREYAKYSIRDSQSELTLARKNNEVVKGGLNIDYAFQWSLGKLETFSILIPNVYGGPLTPAQVENSHVYQTLNQQGITGQQANNVATQILQYAYWGPQPFTMPVYFGAIICFLFLLGCFLIKSPHKWWLIAATVIGIILSWGKNLAFINDFLFYHLPLYNKFRSPSMAMVIPQLTFVWMASWTLQELIHSKWKKPDLLRVFKYTALITGILLLVVGGGFLVNYTSPNDDQLMQAIGNAQLAQTIVNALRADRASLLHHDALRSFIWIAIMAVLVWLWIQHKIKPHLFFIIAGLSILIDLWAVDKRYLNDQSFTDEISLQQIFQPSPAIQHIQQDPDPYFRVLNLSVGLNGIFNDALTSYFVKSIGGYSPAKLWRYQDLIDYQLMPAITRLYSILQSTTQSDSMVLNIFSQSPVLNMLNTRYFILNPQATPVKNTHALGNAWFIDHVQWAANADSEMLSLNNFDPATTVIIDRRYHSLVPEDHFETDSSTQIRLTRYGLNELHYAAQNKHDGFAVFSDIYYPAGWKAFVDGKETPIVRVNYLLRGLYIPAGTHEIIFRFHPHTYFLGQRISFWASLLLLLVVAAALIREWRRYVQHRSS from the coding sequence ATGCAAAATTCAACCGGTAAACAGCCTGTACATCTATGGCGGAAGATTTATCCCCACATCATTGCAATTGGTATTTTCATCATCCTCGGCTTTGCTTACTGTAGCCCCGTGTTGCAAGGTGAGGTGCTGCAACAATCAGACATGATACAGGTGGAAGGGATGAGCAAAGAGGCGAAAGATTTCTATGCACAAACCGGCGAGCATCCCTTGTGGACGAACAGCATGTTCTGTGGTATGCCCAGTTATTTCATATTCACAGGGCCCTCTGCCAATCTGCTGAAATACGGAAACCGGGTGTTTACACTTAACCTTCCATCTCCGGTAAACATGTTATTTCTGGCCATGCTGGGGATGTATGTATTGCTTGCTGTGCTGGGATTCGATTATATGATTTGCTTGATAGGAGCGGTGGCTTTCGGTTTTTCATCGTATAATGTGATCATCATCAATGCCGGACATATCACCAAAATGATGAGTATGGCTTATTTGCCCATGGTACTTGCGGGTATGTGGTTGTTGTATCGGGGCAAATGGATCGTCGGAGGTGTGATGACTGCATTGATGGGCGCGATGATGGTGTATAACAACCATCTCCAGATCATGTATTATTCCGCTATTATTGGTGCCTGCATGGTGGTGGGTTTCCTGATTATCCATTTAAGGCAACATGCATGGAAACAATTTTTGATCGCTACGCTTATTTTAATTGCTTCAGCCATCTTAGCTTTATTGCCTGCAGCCGACAATTTGTTGATCACCCGGGAATATGCAAAATATTCCATCCGCGATAGCCAGAGCGAACTTACGCTGGCCAGAAAAAATAATGAGGTGGTGAAAGGCGGATTGAATATCGATTATGCTTTTCAATGGAGCCTGGGTAAATTGGAAACTTTTTCCATTCTTATTCCCAATGTGTATGGCGGTCCCTTAACTCCTGCCCAGGTGGAGAATTCACACGTGTATCAAACGCTCAATCAACAGGGCATAACGGGCCAACAGGCCAATAATGTGGCTACGCAGATTTTGCAATATGCTTACTGGGGGCCGCAACCATTTACCATGCCTGTTTATTTTGGTGCAATCATTTGTTTTTTGTTTTTGCTGGGATGTTTTCTCATAAAAAGTCCGCACAAATGGTGGTTAATTGCAGCCACGGTTATCGGTATCATCCTCAGCTGGGGAAAAAATCTGGCATTCATCAATGACTTTTTGTTTTATCATTTACCGCTTTACAACAAGTTTCGATCGCCTTCCATGGCCATGGTAATTCCGCAGCTGACCTTTGTATGGATGGCTTCCTGGACATTGCAGGAACTCATCCACAGCAAATGGAAAAAGCCTGATCTGTTGCGGGTATTCAAATATACAGCCCTGATCACCGGCATCCTGTTGCTGGTTGTGGGAGGCGGATTTCTGGTGAATTACACATCACCCAATGATGATCAGCTGATGCAGGCCATCGGTAATGCACAGCTGGCACAAACGATAGTAAATGCCTTGCGAGCCGACCGGGCTTCGCTTTTGCATCACGATGCGTTGCGAAGTTTCATCTGGATAGCCATCATGGCTGTGCTCGTCTGGCTGTGGATACAGCATAAAATCAAGCCTCATTTGTTTTTTATCATTGCCGGGCTCTCCATCCTCATCGACCTGTGGGCTGTGGATAAAAGATACCTGAACGATCAGAGTTTTACGGATGAGATTTCACTTCAACAAATTTTTCAGCCATCTCCCGCCATTCAACACATCCAGCAGGATCCTGATCCATATTTCAGGGTATTGAATTTAAGTGTAGGATTAAATGGTATTTTCAACGATGCCTTAACCTCCTATTTTGTAAAGTCCATCGGTGGATATAGTCCGGCTAAATTGTGGCGTTATCAGGATTTGATTGATTACCAGCTGATGCCCGCCATCACCCGTCTGTACAGCATTTTACAGAGCACTACACAATCGGACAGCATGGTGCTGAACATCTTCAGCCAGTCGCCCGTGTTGAATATGTTAAACACGCGCTATTTCATCCTCAATCCACAGGCTACACCGGTGAAAAATACACATGCACTGGGCAACGCCTGGTTTATTGATCATGTACAATGGGCCGCCAATGCCGATTCTGAAATGTTAAGCCTGAATAATTTCGATCCGGCCACCACGGTTATCATCGATCGCCGATATCACAGCCTGGTCCCCGAAGATCATTTTGAAACCGACAGCAGTACACAAATCCGGCTCACCCGATACGGACTGAATGAGTTGCATTATGCGGCTCAAAATAAGCATGATGGATTTGCCGTGTTTTCGGATATTTATTATCCTGCCGGCTGGAAAGCTTTTGTGGATGGAAAAGAAACGCCCATCGTACGGGTGAATTATCTGTTGCGTGGATTGTATATTCCTGCAGGCACACATGAGATTATATTCCGCTTCCATCCGCATACCTATTTCCTTGGCCAGCGCATATCATTCTGGGCTTCTCTGTTGCTGCTTCTCGTTGTTGCAGCCGCTCTCATCCGGGAATGGAGAAGATATGTGCAACATAGATCATCCTGA
- a CDS encoding glycoside hydrolase family 3 N-terminal domain-containing protein, translated as MVNKPYFRTTWISCMLFCGICFSAAAQDTLAFLNPSLPIDTRIRDLLHRMTLQEKVSQMQNASPAVPRLHIPAYNWWSEALHGVARSGVATVFPEPIGLAASFDDSLEYEIATAISDEARAMYNAAAARNRYEQYGGLTFWTPNINIFRDPRWGRGQETYGEDPYLTGRMATAFIRGMQGNDPRYLKTAACAKHFVVHSGPEGLRHEFDARASLHDLYDTYLPAFHAAVKAGVEAVMCAYNSTNGEPCCANTYLLDTVLRKDWGFRGHVVSDCGAINDIYAGHHYVKSEAAAAAIAVKRGVNLDCGNEYALIPEAIQQGLLTEADVDSALSTIITHAIQAGII; from the coding sequence ATGGTTAATAAGCCTTATTTCCGCACTACCTGGATAAGCTGCATGTTGTTCTGTGGAATCTGCTTTTCTGCTGCGGCCCAGGACACGCTTGCATTTTTGAATCCTTCTCTTCCGATCGACACGCGCATCCGGGATTTGCTACATCGGATGACGCTTCAGGAGAAAGTCTCACAGATGCAGAATGCCAGTCCGGCTGTCCCGCGTCTGCACATTCCCGCATATAACTGGTGGAGCGAAGCATTGCATGGGGTAGCTCGTTCGGGTGTAGCTACGGTATTTCCGGAGCCCATCGGCCTGGCGGCGAGCTTTGACGATAGTCTTGAATATGAGATCGCCACGGCTATTTCCGACGAAGCCCGGGCCATGTACAATGCTGCAGCGGCCAGAAACAGATATGAACAATATGGTGGATTGACATTCTGGACGCCCAATATCAATATTTTCCGGGATCCACGCTGGGGGCGCGGTCAGGAGACCTATGGAGAAGATCCATATTTAACCGGCCGGATGGCCACGGCTTTCATTCGGGGCATGCAGGGTAATGATCCACGATATTTAAAAACGGCTGCCTGTGCCAAGCATTTTGTGGTGCATAGCGGTCCGGAGGGTTTGCGACATGAATTTGATGCCCGGGCCAGTCTGCATGACCTGTATGACACCTATCTGCCGGCCTTTCATGCCGCCGTAAAAGCGGGTGTGGAAGCGGTGATGTGTGCGTATAACAGCACCAACGGCGAACCTTGCTGTGCCAATACCTATTTGTTAGACACCGTGTTGCGGAAGGATTGGGGATTTCGCGGGCATGTGGTGTCTGATTGCGGGGCCATCAACGATATTTATGCCGGGCATCATTATGTGAAGAGTGAAGCTGCAGCTGCAGCCATAGCCGTAAAACGCGGGGTGAATCTGGATTGTGGAAATGAATATGCTTTGATACCGGAGGCCATTCAACAGGGTTTATTAACCGAAGCCGATGTGGATTCGGCTCTTAGTACCATTATTACGCACGCGATTCAAGCTGGGATTATTTGA
- a CDS encoding NAD(P)-dependent oxidoreductase yields MLKIGLIREGKQPPDHRVALTPFQCRWIMQRWPQIQIMVQHSPIRSYTDEEYQQAGIQVVEDMQDCDVLMGIKEVPIDQLIPGKTYFFFSHTKKKQPHNRLLMQACVNKKITLIDYECLIHEDGQRMLGFGFFAGVVGAHNGLMAYGKKTSLFDLPRAYTCRDLQQLTESYYGIKLPPLKIAITGSGRVAAGILEVMGLLGIKDITPGEFLINEYQYPVYTQLKAGDLYLHKSERSYSREHFHAHPYEYECKFLPFTTAADILMNGIYWEQGMAPLFSWDDLCNPHFRIRVIADITNDPGGSIPCNLGDSTIDDPVYGVDRCTRQKLPPYLPHTVDMMCVGNLPDELPRDASRYFGEQLIKYVIPELLQPDSPILEKATILQKGKLTPRFCYLEDYAYGS; encoded by the coding sequence ATGCTGAAAATCGGACTCATTCGCGAAGGAAAACAACCGCCCGACCATCGGGTAGCACTTACCCCCTTTCAGTGCCGCTGGATCATGCAACGCTGGCCGCAGATTCAGATCATGGTGCAACATTCGCCCATTCGCAGTTACACCGACGAAGAATACCAGCAGGCGGGCATCCAGGTCGTAGAAGATATGCAGGATTGCGATGTGCTGATGGGCATTAAAGAAGTGCCCATTGATCAGCTCATTCCCGGAAAAACCTATTTTTTCTTTTCCCATACCAAGAAAAAACAACCGCATAACCGCCTGCTCATGCAGGCCTGTGTGAACAAAAAGATTACGCTTATTGATTATGAATGCCTGATACACGAAGATGGCCAGCGCATGCTGGGCTTCGGCTTTTTCGCCGGTGTGGTGGGCGCACACAATGGATTGATGGCCTATGGCAAAAAAACCAGCCTGTTCGATTTGCCGCGTGCTTATACCTGTCGCGACCTGCAGCAACTTACCGAAAGTTACTACGGCATTAAGCTGCCTCCATTGAAAATCGCCATCACCGGCTCGGGCCGCGTGGCTGCCGGTATCCTGGAAGTGATGGGCCTGCTGGGCATTAAGGATATCACACCCGGAGAGTTCTTGATTAACGAATATCAGTATCCCGTTTACACCCAATTGAAGGCGGGGGATCTTTATCTGCACAAATCCGAGCGCAGCTATTCACGTGAACACTTTCATGCACATCCTTACGAATACGAATGCAAGTTTTTGCCATTTACCACCGCAGCCGACATCCTGATGAATGGCATTTACTGGGAACAGGGCATGGCACCCCTGTTTAGCTGGGATGATCTGTGCAACCCACATTTTCGCATCCGTGTTATCGCCGACATTACCAACGATCCCGGCGGATCTATCCCCTGTAATCTGGGCGATAGTACCATCGACGATCCCGTGTATGGCGTGGATCGCTGCACCCGACAGAAATTGCCACCCTATTTACCTCATACGGTGGATATGATGTGCGTGGGCAATCTGCCGGATGAGCTTCCCCGCGATGCTTCGCGCTATTTCGGAGAACAACTTATCAAATACGTGATTCCCGAATTATTGCAACCCGATAGCCCAATTTTAGAAAAAGCCACTATCCTGCAAAAAGGTAAGCTTACCCCTCGTTTTTGCTATCTGGAAGATTATGCATACGGCTCCTGA
- a CDS encoding TonB-dependent receptor yields the protein MKIWFTAKDVQLRTPYHRYFKILFIFNLVLFVCFSFILSHQAHADVYSFSCIQQQQIHVTGQVVDQNGNPLAGVSIRVRGTNAGAITDNNGRFQLDAPAGSVLEISFIGYQTQTITLGNENQNLRIQLQQSASVLNQLVVIGYGTQRREAVTGSVASITGAQMREVPASNITYALQGRLPGVELSQTDSKPGATMQIRIRGTRSLTASNDPLIVLDGIPFPGSISDIDPNIIKSIDILKDASATAIYGSRGANGVILITTDKGTAGEKARISYNSYVGIKKVFAEYPMMNGPEFVALRKAAGMYTNGPDENDSINTDWQSLLYRTAFVTNHELSVAGGTQHGGYNFGIGYYHDESVIPTQQYERYSLHGTLDQGVGKYFKVGFSTNNNFSISQGNQIDLYNVLSMSPISSPYNPDGSLKRIIQMPLDQQWVETKYIIDSLKDKWLSQTKSYGSYNSLYGEVSIPWVEGLKYRINLGLNFRSSAGGSYTGEGINSSNPTTPSTASISNSLTTDWVVENLLTYDHTFREKHQINVTALYSAEQSRYNSSYISAKDIPNDAFQFYNLGQATGEITIDPNNQNYQESGLLSWMGRIMYAYNDKYMLSVAVRSDGSSRLAPGHQWHTYPAISAGWNIANESFMKGITQINQLKLRVGFGQTSNQAIAPYSTLGRLSTLPYNFGENTYAVGYYVSQLPNPNLGWEYSKTWNYGLDFALFNNRLSGTFEYYITNTNDILLSVNLPITSGVGSYVGNIGATQNKGWELSLNGTILDRPGGFRWEAGFNIYSNHNKIVQLASGTQRDEANWWFVGYPINVIYDYQKIGLWQQGDPYLDVLEPGGNVGMIKVKYTGGYDNNGKPLRAIGPDDRQIMKVDPDFEGGFNTRLSYKGFDLTAVGVFQHGGILISTLYSANGYLDLLTGRRNNVKVDYWTPDHTNAKFPKPGGIMSGDNPKYGSTLGYFSASYLKIRTITLGYNFTSNGRLKKIGIDNLRIYATVQNPFVMFSPFHKESGLDPETNSYGDQNAAVTTAYPHRLLTLGTNAPSTRNYLIGINCSF from the coding sequence ATGAAAATTTGGTTTACCGCTAAGGATGTACAGTTGCGTACACCTTATCACCGCTACTTCAAAATCCTTTTTATCTTCAACCTTGTATTATTTGTTTGTTTTAGCTTTATTTTATCTCACCAGGCCCACGCAGATGTGTACTCATTTTCATGCATTCAACAACAGCAAATTCATGTAACCGGTCAGGTTGTAGATCAAAACGGTAATCCGCTTGCAGGTGTTTCCATCCGTGTCAGAGGCACCAATGCCGGGGCCATCACCGACAATAACGGACGTTTTCAGCTCGATGCGCCGGCGGGCAGTGTGTTGGAGATTTCATTCATTGGTTATCAGACCCAAACCATTACCCTGGGTAATGAAAACCAGAACTTGCGCATTCAGCTTCAGCAATCGGCCAGCGTGCTCAATCAGTTGGTGGTCATTGGGTATGGAACGCAGAGGAGAGAGGCCGTTACAGGTTCTGTTGCATCCATAACAGGTGCACAGATGAGAGAAGTTCCGGCATCCAACATTACGTATGCATTGCAAGGTCGATTACCTGGTGTAGAACTCTCTCAAACAGACTCTAAGCCCGGAGCAACCATGCAAATTCGCATCCGGGGTACACGTTCTTTAACTGCAAGTAACGATCCTTTGATTGTGCTGGATGGTATTCCTTTCCCCGGCTCAATTAGTGATATTGATCCGAACATTATTAAGAGTATTGATATTTTGAAAGATGCATCGGCAACTGCAATTTATGGTTCGCGCGGTGCAAATGGCGTGATACTCATTACAACCGATAAGGGTACGGCCGGTGAAAAAGCAAGAATTAGTTACAACAGCTATGTGGGAATTAAAAAGGTATTTGCCGAATATCCGATGATGAATGGCCCTGAGTTTGTAGCTCTTCGCAAGGCAGCCGGTATGTATACCAATGGACCCGATGAGAATGATTCGATTAATACCGACTGGCAGTCGTTATTATATCGTACTGCATTTGTTACCAATCACGAATTAAGTGTAGCCGGTGGTACACAGCATGGGGGATATAATTTTGGAATAGGTTATTATCATGACGAATCCGTTATTCCTACTCAACAATATGAGCGCTATTCTCTGCATGGTACGCTGGATCAAGGCGTAGGCAAATATTTCAAGGTCGGATTCTCAACAAATAATAATTTCAGTATCAGCCAGGGTAATCAGATAGATCTGTATAATGTATTGAGCATGTCGCCCATTTCAAGCCCTTACAACCCGGATGGATCTTTGAAAAGAATCATCCAGATGCCATTGGATCAGCAATGGGTGGAAACAAAATATATTATTGATAGTTTAAAGGATAAATGGCTGAGCCAGACAAAATCGTATGGATCTTACAACTCTTTGTATGGTGAAGTAAGCATACCCTGGGTGGAAGGATTAAAATACAGAATCAATTTAGGATTAAACTTTAGAAGCAGTGCCGGTGGAAGCTATACGGGCGAAGGGATTAACAGTTCCAATCCTACCACCCCATCAACCGCTTCTATCAGTAATTCTCTGACCACAGATTGGGTTGTTGAGAATTTGTTGACATATGATCATACTTTCAGGGAAAAACATCAGATCAATGTTACTGCGCTTTATTCTGCAGAACAATCCAGGTATAATAGTTCTTATATTTCTGCCAAGGATATTCCCAACGATGCTTTTCAATTTTATAATTTAGGTCAGGCCACTGGAGAAATTACCATCGATCCTAATAATCAGAATTATCAGGAATCGGGCCTGCTCTCCTGGATGGGCAGGATTATGTATGCCTATAATGATAAGTACATGTTATCTGTGGCGGTACGTTCCGATGGGTCATCCCGATTAGCTCCGGGCCATCAATGGCACACGTATCCAGCCATATCTGCGGGATGGAATATTGCCAATGAATCATTCATGAAAGGCATCACGCAGATTAATCAGTTGAAACTCCGGGTGGGCTTCGGACAGACATCCAATCAGGCTATAGCACCTTATTCTACACTGGGTAGGTTAAGTACATTGCCTTACAATTTTGGGGAAAACACTTATGCCGTAGGGTATTATGTTTCCCAGCTACCGAACCCGAACCTGGGATGGGAATACTCTAAGACCTGGAATTATGGATTGGATTTCGCTTTATTCAATAATCGACTTTCAGGTACATTTGAATACTATATTACAAACACAAATGATATTCTGTTAAGTGTCAACCTGCCCATCACTTCAGGCGTTGGAAGCTATGTGGGTAATATTGGTGCTACACAGAACAAAGGTTGGGAACTATCTTTAAATGGTACGATACTCGATCGCCCCGGTGGATTTAGATGGGAAGCCGGATTCAATATCTACAGCAACCATAATAAGATCGTACAGCTTGCTTCCGGTACACAGCGAGACGAGGCCAACTGGTGGTTTGTTGGATATCCTATTAATGTGATTTATGATTACCAGAAGATTGGTTTATGGCAGCAGGGTGATCCTTATCTCGATGTTCTGGAACCCGGAGGAAATGTGGGTATGATTAAGGTAAAATATACAGGTGGATATGATAACAATGGAAAACCGTTGAGGGCAATTGGACCAGATGATAGGCAAATCATGAAAGTAGATCCAGATTTTGAGGGTGGATTCAATACCAGACTTTCTTACAAAGGATTTGATCTGACTGCAGTAGGAGTTTTTCAGCACGGTGGCATTCTGATCAGTACGCTCTATTCGGCAAATGGATATCTGGATCTGCTAACCGGAAGAAGAAATAATGTGAAAGTAGATTACTGGACACCGGATCATACGAATGCAAAATTCCCCAAGCCAGGTGGAATTATGAGCGGAGATAATCCCAAGTACGGATCTACACTGGGGTACTTTAGTGCTTCTTATCTTAAGATTCGTACCATCACGCTGGGGTATAATTTCACTTCTAATGGAAGGCTGAAAAAGATTGGAATCGACAACTTGCGGATATATGCTACAGTACAGAATCCATTTGTGATGTTTTCTCCATTTCATAAAGAAAGCGGTTTAGATCCGGAAACCAATTCTTACGGAGATCAGAACGCAGCTGTAACCACTGCATATCCGCATCGGTTGCTTACATTGGGTACGAATGCACCATCGACACGGAATTACTTAATTGGTATTAATTGTTCATTCTAA
- a CDS encoding glycoside hydrolase family 3 C-terminal domain-containing protein, which translates to MWIRLLVPLLRTRFKLGLFDPPAYNPYNAIPPTVINSEAHRLLARRAAEESIVMLKNDGVLPLRKDLAKYFVTGPNATNLDVLLGNYYGVNPRMVTILEGIAGAVAPGSQVQYKPGCLLAWPNANPIDWTTGDAHSADVTIVVLGLSGLLEGEEGDAIASPDRGDRASYDLPANQIEFLRKLRAHNTKPIIAIITGGSPVNLAPVDSLADAVLMVWYPGEEGGNAIANVIFGKTSPSGKLPVSFPMSYSQLPPFDDYSMQGRTYRYMTATPMYPFGYGLTYGKFEFHDGSLQQQDSSLLIRVQVSNTGKYASADVVQLYVTPPQGKTSFPVPRYALKGFQRIWLKPGDTQEVYFQLPLSALQVVNAEGKKVWLKGSYEIAVGESLPDARSQQLGMAVPVKLNYVLK; encoded by the coding sequence ATGTGGATTCGGCTCTTAGTACCATTATTACGCACGCGATTCAAGCTGGGATTATTTGATCCACCGGCCTACAATCCTTACAACGCGATACCGCCAACCGTGATCAACAGTGAAGCACATCGGTTGCTGGCTCGTCGTGCGGCAGAAGAGTCGATCGTGATGCTCAAAAACGATGGCGTGCTGCCCCTGCGTAAGGATCTGGCCAAATACTTTGTCACCGGACCGAATGCCACCAATCTGGATGTGCTCCTCGGTAATTATTATGGTGTGAATCCCCGTATGGTTACCATACTGGAAGGCATAGCTGGTGCAGTGGCTCCGGGTAGCCAGGTGCAGTATAAGCCCGGATGCTTGCTGGCCTGGCCCAATGCCAATCCGATCGACTGGACCACCGGCGATGCGCATAGCGCCGATGTTACGATCGTAGTGCTGGGCCTGTCGGGGCTTCTCGAGGGAGAAGAAGGTGATGCCATTGCTTCACCCGACAGGGGTGATAGGGCTAGCTACGATCTGCCGGCGAATCAGATTGAATTCTTGCGTAAGCTCCGTGCTCATAACACAAAGCCCATAATAGCCATTATCACGGGAGGCAGCCCGGTAAACCTGGCACCGGTCGATAGTCTGGCCGATGCCGTGCTCATGGTCTGGTATCCGGGCGAAGAGGGCGGGAATGCCATAGCTAATGTGATTTTCGGGAAAACCTCTCCATCGGGCAAGTTGCCGGTTAGCTTTCCGATGTCCTATAGCCAGCTTCCGCCGTTTGACGATTACAGTATGCAGGGACGCACGTATCGTTATATGACGGCCACGCCCATGTATCCTTTTGGATACGGACTTACCTATGGAAAATTTGAATTTCACGACGGAAGCCTGCAACAGCAGGATAGCAGTTTGTTGATTCGGGTACAGGTAAGCAATACGGGAAAATATGCTTCGGCCGATGTGGTGCAGTTGTATGTTACTCCTCCACAGGGCAAGACTTCTTTCCCCGTGCCGCGCTATGCTTTGAAAGGATTTCAACGGATCTGGCTAAAGCCTGGAGATACGCAGGAAGTCTATTTTCAGCTTCCGCTCAGTGCCCTGCAGGTGGTCAATGCGGAAGGGAAAAAAGTATGGTTGAAAGGCAGCTATGAAATTGCAGTAGGGGAATCACTGCCCGACGCACGCAGTCAACAATTAGGCATGGCTGTGCCGGTGAAATTGAATTATGTATTGAAATAA
- a CDS encoding SDR family oxidoreductase produces the protein MYAEQAIAMITGGASGLGLAMAKRFATGGYTTIIIGRNAERLRQAKEQIGAHAFTYAFDLTHFDAIPDLVQSILNDHGHIDVLINNAGIHLKKPMQDIQNEEFIRVIQTNLIAPFVLSREVARHMLERQQGHILHISSMAAQYGIPQVMAYTAAKAGIEGMTRAMAVELSPHGIRVNCIAPGFIETDMSTGALDNDPERKERVLKRTPMGQLGCPNDVAEAAFFLSSPAARYITGEILRVDGGNAIGF, from the coding sequence ATGTATGCAGAACAAGCAATTGCCATGATTACCGGAGGAGCCTCGGGATTGGGATTAGCTATGGCCAAACGCTTTGCTACCGGTGGATATACCACCATCATCATCGGTAGAAACGCTGAGCGACTCCGGCAGGCAAAAGAACAGATAGGTGCTCACGCGTTTACCTATGCATTTGATCTCACCCATTTTGATGCTATTCCCGATCTGGTGCAATCGATTTTAAATGATCACGGGCATATTGATGTATTGATTAACAATGCCGGCATTCATTTAAAAAAGCCCATGCAGGACATCCAAAACGAGGAATTCATCCGCGTGATACAAACCAACCTGATCGCCCCTTTTGTGTTGAGTCGTGAGGTGGCCCGCCACATGCTGGAGCGTCAACAAGGTCATATCCTGCACATCAGTTCAATGGCGGCCCAGTATGGCATTCCGCAGGTAATGGCCTACACGGCTGCCAAAGCCGGCATCGAAGGCATGACCCGCGCTATGGCCGTGGAGCTTTCTCCGCATGGCATCCGGGTCAATTGCATTGCACCGGGATTCATCGAAACCGATATGTCGACCGGCGCGCTGGATAATGATCCGGAGCGAAAGGAACGTGTGCTGAAACGCACCCCCATGGGCCAGCTGGGTTGCCCAAACGATGTAGCGGAGGCCGCGTTTTTCCTCTCCTCTCCCGCCGCACGTTACATCACCGGCGAAATCCTCCGGGTTGACGGCGGTAATGCAATCGGTTTCTAA